GGTGTTGCTTTTGAACCGGTTGCTGTCGCGGCATTGCTCTCGGCAGGGGCCCGTTTTGCTATGGTGGTGCTTGGCGGTTTGGGCGTGTCGCTAGGCATTGGAAAAGGCTGGGCTGTCGGATAGCTGCTATTGCAGGCTCTCGCCTTTTAGGAAAGGGATGTGGTTTTGTTGGCCAATCGATTGCGAAGATGGTTAAGCGACGACCGGGTGATTCTGGGCGCTATCGTGCTTTGTATCGCGGGGTTTGTGGGGACCACTTTTTCCACGGTCGAAGTTTGCTTGACGTGGGCTTTGATGGCTGCAATCGGGGCCATGTTTGCGAGAAGCCTGGAGTGTCGTGAGCCAGCGGAACGGAGTCTCCATCCGCCGGCGACAGCGCGTCTTTGGGGAGGCCGCGTCTTAAAGGCCTGTTTGTTGGTGCTTGCAATCGCAATCGGTCTTTTGGTGATCTTTCAGTGGCGGTTTGTGTTGCCGCGAAATAGCTCGAACAGCGTGTTGATATTGGCGGTGGATTCGCTGGCCCACGCTTTTTTGGCATTGGTGTGTTTGTTGTGGGCGATCCGGTCAGCACGCGGACATCTGTTGATGCTGGGTTTCGGAATGCTGGCGGTGTTGATGACGGTTGCTGGTGGTGGTGTCAGTTCGACTTTGACGGCCCAAACAGCGATGGGATTGGCCGCCAGTATCGGTTTCGTTTTAGCGGCCCAGATCGTGTTGTCTCGCGGGCTGGGAAGACTCTCGGCTCAGTATCAGGCCAAGGGATTGGCTCCGACATCGTTCTTCGTTCGAGCAAGTGCGTTGGGGCAACATGGTCGATCGGATGATCTTTCCAGTGGCGCTGGACGGGTGGTCAATGCCGGGCAAACGGATGCCGATGGCAGTGTGCAGATTTCCCTGGTGGCTGCCGGTGTGGGGAGAGAAGAACGACTCAGCTTTGCGACGCAAGGTTGGTGGTTTTCGCTGATTACGATTTCAGTTGTGTTGATCGCGGGCTCAGCGGTGGCGAGGGTCGCTGATTCGCTGTTGCCTAGGGTGCAAGCGGAGGTGTTCTCGCAGTTGAAAGACCGCTTCGAGGATGCAACCGCGATGGGGCTGATCGCGAGCGGTCGTTACGTGGTAGGTGATCGCATTGGGCAGATTCGTGGCAGCTTGTTAGACGACCCTGCCGGCTTGGCATTGAGAGGCTATTGCGATCGACCGCCCGGGTATCTGCGGGGCACTGTGTTCGACGATTACCTGCAAGGTCGGTGGCATTGCCAGCGGCGATGGGCGCGAAGTGAAGGGACGCAACTGATGGCGAGGCCGGCGGTGCTGCTCTCCCAAGCACTCATTCCTACCCAGAAAAGGTCGGGGCTGGATCGCAATCGTTTTTCATTGGATCCTTGGGCGAAGCCGTTGGTGGCGGACCCGCCCGTGGTCGGCACGTTGGAGATCCATGGTGAACCGGATCGAGGTCGGCAGTTGTTTTACCCGACGACGTCTTTGTGGATAGAAGCCCGCAGCCAGCGACTGAGCGTAACGGCGCACCGATTGGTTAACCGAGGCGTTGACTCTACCCAGCCTTGGGTGGTTGGTGTTGGCGCAGCCCCAATTAGAGAGCCGCTGACGTCGGCCGACCGCGGCATCATGCAGTGGGTCGATCCTGAAATTCGCCCGGCGATCGAGCGGGTTGCGAAGCAGGTTGCTGGCCAGGCGACGACTACCCAGGAAAAAGCGGGGCTGATTGCAGAATACTTCCAGTCGAAATACACCTACACATTGCAAACTGAAAGGGCACCTCGCGGTGTCGATCCGATTGTTCATTTTCTTGAAACGGAACACCCGGCTCACTGTGAGTTGTTTGCTTCGGCATCCGCGTTGTTGATGCGAACGCTTGGTGTTCCGACGCGATACGTGACTGGGTACGTGATGGGTGAGCTGTCTGACTCACAAGAGTATTACCTCGCGCGAAACCGCGACGCTCATGCTTGGGTGGAGTACTACGATGAGTCGTCCCAACAGTGGTTTTCGATGGAGTCCACGCCGGGGCGAACGTATCAAACGCTAACGAAAGCGAACGAGGCCCGGGCGGTCAGCCGGCGTGCTGCCGAGCGAGAGCGTGAGTCGGAGTTGACCTCGGGTTGGCTAGACAGCTTGATGCGGTCTTTCACGTCAATGCGATTGACGGACACGCTTTCGGTCGTGTTTCAGGCACTGCAGTTGCCGCTCTTGTTGGCGATGGTGGGTTGGTTTTGGTGGCACCGACGCGCTCAACCCGAAGACGAGAACGAGCTGCGTCTGGCTCGCGAGTTGCGCCGGATGGACAGGCGTTGGCGGCGGTTGGGATGGGGGCGCCGAGGCGCCGAGACGCTGCACCAATTCGCTGATCGATTGCAGGCGGAGCCCAGTGATCATCCTCGGTTCGCCGAACTGCAAACCGCTTCAGGCTGGTATCGCAGTCATGCGACGGAAGTGTACCGCGGGGGCCCGGGTAGTGGGCATTCCGGCGTGGTGATTAGCGGCTCGTAAGGCGAGCCGGGGTTGGGCGATTGTTTGCCGCGCCATGCTGTTAACAGGGCTGGCTACTGGAAGTCAGCGACTGGCAAGACGATGATTTTGCCGTCCCCGATCCGTCCGGTGCGGGTCACCGAAACGATCTTGTCTAGGACTTCTTCCAAGCGAAGGTCGTCGACCCAAAGTGTGATTTCAACTTTGGGGACGAAGGCTTCGGAGTACTCGGTGTCTTGATACTGGTCGAGATAGCTTTTCTGTCGACCGTAACCTTTGACCTCCATGACGCTGAGTCCTTCCAGTGGTGCCCGACGTAGCGCCAGCAGGACCTGTTCGGCCAAGTGGGGAGCGACGAGGGTGACCACCTGCTTCATCTGAATTACGCCGTTTGTTGTTTTTCGGCGTGCTTGCGAGCGAGCAGCTCGGCAATTTGCACGGCGTTGGTGGCGGCACCTTTGCGAAGGTTGTCGCTGACGCACCAGAACGCGATGCCGCAGTCGGAGCTGATGTCTTCACGGATCCGGCCGATGAACACATCGTCATGCCCGTCGCAGTCACGTGGCATCGGATAGGACTGATTGTCCAGATCGTCGACCACGGTCACGCCATCGGCTTGTTCCCAAATCTCACGAGCCTTTGCGGCGGTGAGTGGCTCTTTCGTTTCGATCAGAATCGATTCGCTGTGTCCGATCGCAACCGGAACGCGGACAGCAGTCGGGCAGACCGCGATCGTGTCGTCGCCCAGGATTTTCTGGGTTTCGTACACCATCTTCATCTCTTCGCTGGTGTAACCCTTGTGCTTCTCGGAGCCGATTTGCGGGATCAGGTTGAAACCGATGGGATGCTGGAAGGTTTCCGGCTTGTGTGGCTCGCCACCCAAAGCCGCCTTGGTGCTCGATTCCAGTTCAACGTTGCCCGCTAGTCCAGCACCGCTGGTGGCCTGGTAGGTGCTTACGATAACTCGGCGGATGCCCACGGCACGA
The Neorhodopirellula lusitana DNA segment above includes these coding regions:
- a CDS encoding transglutaminase-like domain-containing protein codes for the protein MFARSLECREPAERSLHPPATARLWGGRVLKACLLVLAIAIGLLVIFQWRFVLPRNSSNSVLILAVDSLAHAFLALVCLLWAIRSARGHLLMLGFGMLAVLMTVAGGGVSSTLTAQTAMGLAASIGFVLAAQIVLSRGLGRLSAQYQAKGLAPTSFFVRASALGQHGRSDDLSSGAGRVVNAGQTDADGSVQISLVAAGVGREERLSFATQGWWFSLITISVVLIAGSAVARVADSLLPRVQAEVFSQLKDRFEDATAMGLIASGRYVVGDRIGQIRGSLLDDPAGLALRGYCDRPPGYLRGTVFDDYLQGRWHCQRRWARSEGTQLMARPAVLLSQALIPTQKRSGLDRNRFSLDPWAKPLVADPPVVGTLEIHGEPDRGRQLFYPTTSLWIEARSQRLSVTAHRLVNRGVDSTQPWVVGVGAAPIREPLTSADRGIMQWVDPEIRPAIERVAKQVAGQATTTQEKAGLIAEYFQSKYTYTLQTERAPRGVDPIVHFLETEHPAHCELFASASALLMRTLGVPTRYVTGYVMGELSDSQEYYLARNRDAHAWVEYYDESSQQWFSMESTPGRTYQTLTKANEARAVSRRAAERERESELTSGWLDSLMRSFTSMRLTDTLSVVFQALQLPLLLAMVGWFWWHRRAQPEDENELRLARELRRMDRRWRRLGWGRRGAETLHQFADRLQAEPSDHPRFAELQTASGWYRSHATEVYRGGPGSGHSGVVISGS
- a CDS encoding P-II family nitrogen regulator, producing the protein MKQVVTLVAPHLAEQVLLALRRAPLEGLSVMEVKGYGRQKSYLDQYQDTEYSEAFVPKVEITLWVDDLRLEEVLDKIVSVTRTGRIGDGKIIVLPVADFQ
- a CDS encoding aspartate-semialdehyde dehydrogenase, with protein sequence MFDCVALVGATGAVGRIVLDQLHARKFPMRKLRLLASARSAGTKVRFGDEEITVELLEPTAFEGVDLVIASTPDEVSAEFAKWAVDAGAVVVDESAYWRMDPSVPLVIPEVNPDAVNNHQGIIASPNCSTTQMVVALAPIHRAVGIRRVIVSTYQATSGAGLAGNVELESSTKAALGGEPHKPETFQHPIGFNLIPQIGSEKHKGYTSEEMKMVYETQKILGDDTIAVCPTAVRVPVAIGHSESILIETKEPLTAAKAREIWEQADGVTVVDDLDNQSYPMPRDCDGHDDVFIGRIREDISSDCGIAFWCVSDNLRKGAATNAVQIAELLARKHAEKQQTA